Genomic segment of Rhodococcus rhodochrous:
GAACGGCGGCGCACAGAAGTTGTCGCGCCCGCTGTGTGCGTCGGCGGCCGCAGCGACCGCGGCGATATCGCGCCACCTCTGCGCGAGATGGTCCGGATCGCGCACCACTTCGACGGAGACCGGGGTGCCTTCGCGTTCCAGCGAGCGTTCGAGCCGGGACAGTGTTCTCAGTGTGCGTCGACCACGCAGCGATTCGGCGCCGGCACCGGTGGCGACATCGACGGTCAGGCACCGCTCGGTTCCGGCGATGTCGATGCTCCAGCGAGGCGAGGCATGCAGCATCTCGACGAGAGGGTCGGTGAGATCGACGTGGTCGAGCTGCAGTGCCATGTTCCGATCGGCGATGCCGTCGAGCAGGTCGGCGAGCGCGGCCTCGTCGGTCGCGAGGAAGGTTCCTATCGTGGCGAGGCCGTGAGCCGGGAGTCGTAGAGCGGTGACCCCGAGACGGGTGCGGGCGTGCAGGGGCGCGAGTCCGACGAGGCGCCCGTCGCGCCGGACGGTGCACACGGCCGATCGGCCGCGCCCCATCCGATTCCAGGCCAGTGCGTAGGAGGGGCGGGTCGCGACGCGCCGACCCACCTCCTGGGCGAGGTCGTCCCATTCCGCGGAGAGCCGGACTGCGGATGTCTCGTCGTGGATCTCGAAATTCACGGTGCGCATGCACCGGAACCTTCGGTCCACGAATCCCACATCTTCCGGCCCCCTGCTCGTTACAGTGAATTCGCGGCGTCGGTCTGCCGCTCGCTCCACCGCAAGAATCGCAGGTCGGCGGCGCAGCGTTACGACCGATGTCTGAATTGTCCGAATGATACATCAGGAGAGTCGATGGGTCGTCTCGCACGCGTCGCACTGGCCACAGCCCTCTCGTGCTCCCTCGCCGCACTCGCAGCGTGCGCCCCACCGCCCCAACCCCCTCCGCCGACCACCTGCGCGACCGACGACATCGGAATCGCGGCCGGCGCACCGCTGATGTACCTGTCGGACTCCGAACTCGACCGCGAACTCGACGCGATCCGGGCCGTCGGCGCCCGGTGGCTGCGCGTGGACATCGACTGGTCGGTGATCGAACCGAACCGCGGGCAACAGAACTGGTCGGTGCCCGACCGTGTGGTGGATCGCGCTCGGGTCCGCGGACTCGAGGTGGTCGGCATCGTCGCGTACACCCCGGCCTGGGCGCGCGTCGCGGGCGGCGGCGACACTCACGGATACCCCGCCGACCCGGCAGCCTTCGCCGGTTTCGCCCGGCAGGCGGCACAGCGCTATTCGACCCGCGTGACGCACTGGGAGATCTGGAACGAACCGAACCTGACCAACTTCTTCCGGCCCCGTCCCGACGTCGGCAAGTACGTCGAGCTGCTCGCCGCGGCCGCTCCGGCCGTCAAGTCCGTGCAACCGAATGCCCGGATCCTCAACGGCGGACTCGCACCCGCGGTGGACAACGGTTCCGACATCTCCCCCGTCACCTACGTGCAGCAGCTCTACGCGCGCGGGGCGCACCAGTACTTCGACATCCTCTCCGTCCACCCCTACAGTTATCCGGCACTGCCGTCCGATGCGAGCACGCAGAGCTGGAACACCTTCTACCGCATGCGTCTGATGCGCGACACCATGGTGCAGTACGGCGACGCCGCGACACCGGTGTGGGCCACCGAGTTCGGCGCCCCCACCGGAACCGCCTCGAACGCGGTGAGCACGCAACGGCAGGCCGACATCATCGCCGACGGCATCGCGGAGGCCCGCCGGCTCGGCTGGGTACAGAAGGTCTTCGTCTACTCGATGCGCGACCGCGGGACGAACCAGGCCGACGTCGAGCAGAACTTCGGGCTGCTCTACCAGAACTTCTCGGCCAAATCCTCACGCGCCGTGGTCGCTTCGGCGACCTCGGGATGCGCGGCCGCGAACGACACGCTCGAGTCCACGAACACCCCGGTCGACGCGGTGTGGTGACAGTGGGTGTGCCGACGATCAGGCGCCGAGCGCGTCGGTGATCCCGTCGAGGATCCGATCGAGGATCGGCCCCGACGTCGCGAAGTTGATGCGCAGGAAGTTGCGTGCGCCCGACCCGAACCGCACCCCACCGTCGGCGAGGACACGTCCCCGCTCGCGGACGGTCGACACCGGATCGTCGATGCCGAGCGGCCCGGTGTTCAACCACGTCAGGTAGGTGCCCTGCGGCAGGTGGTGCCGTAGGTCCGGGATCCGTTCGCGCAGAACCTCGTCCACCCGTCGACGGTTCCGGTCGAGGACCTGCAGCAGGTCGCGCTGCCACGCATCGCCCTCCCGCCACGCGGCGAGCGTCGCGACCACTCCCGGCACCGACACCGTCCCGTACAGGTCGAACGGCTCCGCGTCCCGGCGCTTCAACAGGGTCTCGGAGCCGTAGTGCACCACCGCGCACCGCATCCCCGCAAGGTTGAACGCCTTGCTGGCGGAGGTGAGCGTCACCGTGCGGGCAGCGGTCTCCGGCCCGAGCGAGGCGAACGGGATGTGCCGGTGCGGTTCGTAGATCAGCTCGGCATGGATCTCGTCGCTGACGACGAGCATGTCGAACCGTTCGGCGAGATCGGCGATCCGTTCGAGTTCCTCACGCGTGAGCACCCGTCCGGTGGGGTTGTGCGGGTTGACGAGCACCAGCACCCGCGGGCGACGCCGTGCCACCAGCGGCTCGAACGTGTCGAAGTCGAGCACCCACCCGTCGCCTCGGTCGACGAACGGAAAGTCGATCTGCTGCAGACCCATCCGTCGCAGTGACGCCAGGAACGGCGGGTAGTTCGGTGTCTGGATCGCCACCGCATCCCCGCGCGTGGTGCTCAGGTGCAGCACGAGTTGCAGGGCCTGGATGAGATCCGTCTGCTCGCGGACGGCTCCGGGATCGGGTTCCCATCCGTAGCGCGTGTGCATGCGTTGCGCGAACTCCTCGCGCAGCGGCGTGCCGTCGAACCAGTCGGGATAGCCGAGATCGCTACGGTCGACCAGTTCGTGCAGCGCACGTGCGATCGGCGGTGCGACCGGGAAATCCATGTCGGCGACCCACGCGGGGGCCAGCCCGTCGGCGGCCGCCCGTGCCCACTTGGCACCGGACCGCGCCGACAGGGCGTCGAAGTCGAGGTCGTCGAACCCGGGCACCCCAGGACCGCCGACCGAGAGGCGCTCGTCGCTGGTCATGAGGATGAGAATCGCACGGTTCGCGGCACTCCGCGCGCCGAAGTCAGGCGGCCGGTCGCTGGCCCGTGACGAAGAAGATCAACCGATCGGCGACGTCGACGGCCTGGTCGCCGAAACGCCCGTAGAAACGCGCGAGGAGTGCGGTGTCGACCGCGGTCCGGATGTCGCCGTCCCATTCGGGGCTCTCGAGCAGGGTGAGCAGTCGCGAGTGCACCGCATCGAGTTCGGTCTCGATGGCGTGCGTGCCCTTGATCGTCTCGAGGTCGAAGTCGGTGAACGCGTCGCGCAGGATCGCGACGATCTGCGCGGCGAGTTCGGCCATCCGGCGAAGATCGTCGCGCAGGAGATCGGACACCAGCGACTCGGGATGGCGACGCCGTACGACCCGCGCGATGTGCAGGCTCAGTTCGCCCATCCTGGTGAGATCGCCCGTGATACGAACCGCGGAGAAGACCAACCGCAGGTCGGCGGCCACGGGACCCTGCAGGGCGAGGATCCGTACCGCTCGCTCGGAACAGTCGGTGTCGAGTTCGGCGATCCGTGCATCGAGATCGAGGGCGGCCTGGGCTGCGTCGAGATCGGTGTCGAACAGGGCGCGAGTGGCCAGGTCGAGCCCTTCGGCTGCGACCGCCGCGAGCTCACCGAGACGTTCGACCAGGTCGTCGAGCTGTCCTCGGAACAACTCCCTCATGTCTCGCTCCCTCCGTCGCCCGGTTCACGGCACGTGTACCCGGCTGGTCCTCTTTGCAGTCCTGGAGAGGAGCCTAACGGCGCGCGTCGACGACACTCTCGGTGGCGACGTCCTCGGAGGGCGATGCGGAGCCCGCACCGTCGTCCATGCGGGCGAGATGAGCCTTGATCCATTCGGTGCTTCCCGGCGTCGCGGTGCTGTGCTGCGGTGTGCCGGCAATGCAGATAGACAAATTGTTTTCCTCGTCGTGACGCCGATGTGCTCGGCTGCGCAGGCCACACCCATCCCCTGGAGTGACCGCCATCACTATAGCCTGTCGGCGCGAAGCTTCAACTCGGGCGGGAACGCGGTCAGTAGCGCAACGTCTCCCGAGGTTCGCCGTAACCGTTCTGCTCGGGATGAGCGTGCCCGTCCCGGTAGCCCTGCTGGTCGGCGTATCCGTAGTCGTGCCCCTCGTCGTAGCGGTACTGCCGGTAGGCCGAATCCTGGGGCGGGACGAACAGCGACTCGGGTTGCGACGGCACCGGCTGCGACGGCACCGGCTGCGGAGCCCGGTGACGGTCGTCGGGCACCGGTCGCGGCGCAGGCGCCGCGGGTGCAGGTGCAGGTGCAGGTGCAGGTGCGGCGGCCGGGACGGGAGCCGGGGGTTCGGGAGCCGCCTCCACGGCCGTTTCGCGGCGCCGGGCCGGAAGCACGGGCACCAACTCGCGTCCTGCACCGAGCACGACGAGACGCGTGGGCACCTCGATCTCGGCCAGGGCACGCAATGTGTCCTCCGCCTGCGCTCGCTCCTCGGCCCCGGCCTGCAGCACGATCACGGCGAGCGCGAGCCCCTCGGTCTTCGCGCGGGTCCACCACTGCTCCCCGACTCCGCAGCACACGATCCGGTCGCGGGCATCGCCGAAGGCGTCGGTCTCGACGGTCACGCCCTCGCCGGTGAGGAGGAGGATGTGGTCGCCGAGGGAGGCGCGCTGCCCGAGCATGACGATCGTGTCGAGAGGAAGCGTCTCCCGATCGTCGCGCTCGATCTGCACAGCTGTCCGGTGGCGACGCGCGACCCGCCGGGCCCAGGCCGGGCTGTTCGACGCTCCGAAGCGTCCGTTCAGCGCGACCAGCAACTCCGCGACGAGGACGAACACGGCGAGGAAGGCGACCGCGGCCTCGGCACGCGGCATCGGGGACACCTTCGTCCCGGTACCGGCGGGCATCGACAGCACCTGGAGGTATTCGAGGCTCGCACCCGAACGCGCCTGCCGGAGCTGCTCGAGCCGCGCATCGAGTTCGGTCTGCACCACAGGGTCGGCTGCGCCCTCCTCGTCGGCCGCGATACTCGCGGCGAGGTCGGCACGCAGACCGGCGACGACGGCGTCGAGTTCGGCGATGCGCGCGTCGAGGGCGACGCGATTGCGTTCGGTCTGCGCGCGGTCGAGCTGCGTGACGACCGTCTGCGCGAGCCGGTCGGCGTCGGCCTGCGAATCGTCGCGGGCGGTCACGGTGAGCAGGGTGGGCGACGAGCCGTAGCCGACGTCGATCCTCGACGGCAGCTTCGCGGGGTCCTCGTTCGTCTCGGCTGCGATCGCGGCCACGACCGCCGAGTCCTGTGACAGCGCGACATAGGGGGCGATGAGCTGCCCGAGGGTCGCGTCGTTGCCGGACACGGATGCCGACGAGCGGATCTCCGCGACGAGCGACGACTCGTACACCCCGGGGCCGCTGTCGCGGACGAAGAAGACCGCGACCGCGGCGAGCGCGGCGACGAGTGCGGCGGGCACGGCCACGCGAGCGAGATCGCGGGCATGCCCCACAAGGTCGACGGTGGGAGGAACACCGAGCTCACGACGCAGTTCGGCGTCGCGGATGCTTCGTTCGAACACGATGCACAGGCCTTTCGCTGTCGCCCCGGGGAGTGGGCACGTCGCCAGTGTGTCGCGACGAATCGGGCAAATGTTACCGACCCGTACGTCCGTCAGCTGCCGAGCAGCCAGCGCGGACGGGACCACATCTGCCAGGTCTCGGCGACGCGCGCTCCGGCCGCGAGATAGAGCGGGGTGACACGCGGCCTGGTGAGTCCGCACATCGCGACCGGGCCGCGCTGCGTGTGGGTGTGGGCGGCGCCGGCCCGGATCAGCCGGTTCGCGTATCCGCGACGTTGCCGGCCGGTGCGGGTGCCGAGCGACCACACCGTCCGGATCGGTCCGCTGTCGACGAGCAGGGTGCAGGACTGCAGAGTTGCAGTCCCGCCGTCCGCATCCGCGTCGTCGAAGATCCCGATCACCTCGACGCCGGGGGTGCGGGCGACGACGTCGGCGTAGGCGACCGCGGCGGTCCCCGGGGCGATCCCGAAGGTCGCGGCGGCGAGTTCGCGGGCATGCACCATGCCGTCCTCGTCGAGAACCCGGAAGCCCGGATCGATCGGAGCGTCGTGGGCGACGAGGTAGGTCAGGTCCAGCGAACCCGCACATACCCAGCCGTGGTCGGCGAGAACCTGGGCGGCGCCGAGGCCGTCCCCGGCGAGCAGGACGATCGACGGGTGACCGGCCTCCGTCAGCGTCTCGTAGACATGGTGGGCGTGGGCGGTCACGTCGCCGCCGTGGACGAGTGCGAGGTTGTAGTCGGGGTCGGGGGCTGCAGTGATGCCGATCCACCAGCCGTCACCCTCGGACCAGTGGCCCCCGGACGTCAGCGGCCGCATGCTCGCGCCGTACGCACGTCGCAGTTGCGGCGACGATGCGAGACCCGTCGCGATCGAGGCGGCGTCCACCCCTTCTCCTTCCACTGCCGCAGGAATTGTCCCCGGACCACATCTACAGGGCCGGCACGAAAACGGCATCGGCGGCACCCACTGGGGGTGCCGCCGATGTCGTCACGTGCGGATCGGAGTGTGGACTCCGATCAGAGGTAGGCGCCGATCAGGTCGCGCAGGAACTTGATCACGAACTGGAGCGGGTCGACCGGCTCCGGCTGCGACTGGGGGGCCGGCGGAACACTGTCGGCCTGGGGCGCGGCCTGACCCTGCGGTGCGGGCGCGGACTCGGCCTGCGGCGCGGACTGTGCCTGCGGAGCCGACTCGCCCTGCGGCGCGGACTGTGCCTGCGGAGCCGACTCGCCCTGCGGTGCGGACTCGCCGCCGCCGACCGTCACGGAGATGCCACCGGTGAAGGGGC
This window contains:
- a CDS encoding GH39 family glycosyl hydrolase, which produces MGRLARVALATALSCSLAALAACAPPPQPPPPTTCATDDIGIAAGAPLMYLSDSELDRELDAIRAVGARWLRVDIDWSVIEPNRGQQNWSVPDRVVDRARVRGLEVVGIVAYTPAWARVAGGGDTHGYPADPAAFAGFARQAAQRYSTRVTHWEIWNEPNLTNFFRPRPDVGKYVELLAAAAPAVKSVQPNARILNGGLAPAVDNGSDISPVTYVQQLYARGAHQYFDILSVHPYSYPALPSDASTQSWNTFYRMRLMRDTMVQYGDAATPVWATEFGAPTGTASNAVSTQRQADIIADGIAEARRLGWVQKVFVYSMRDRGTNQADVEQNFGLLYQNFSAKSSRAVVASATSGCAAANDTLESTNTPVDAVW
- a CDS encoding MalY/PatB family protein, producing MTSDERLSVGGPGVPGFDDLDFDALSARSGAKWARAAADGLAPAWVADMDFPVAPPIARALHELVDRSDLGYPDWFDGTPLREEFAQRMHTRYGWEPDPGAVREQTDLIQALQLVLHLSTTRGDAVAIQTPNYPPFLASLRRMGLQQIDFPFVDRGDGWVLDFDTFEPLVARRRPRVLVLVNPHNPTGRVLTREELERIADLAERFDMLVVSDEIHAELIYEPHRHIPFASLGPETAARTVTLTSASKAFNLAGMRCAVVHYGSETLLKRRDAEPFDLYGTVSVPGVVATLAAWREGDAWQRDLLQVLDRNRRRVDEVLRERIPDLRHHLPQGTYLTWLNTGPLGIDDPVSTVRERGRVLADGGVRFGSGARNFLRINFATSGPILDRILDGITDALGA
- a CDS encoding GNAT family N-acetyltransferase; translation: MRTVNFEIHDETSAVRLSAEWDDLAQEVGRRVATRPSYALAWNRMGRGRSAVCTVRRDGRLVGLAPLHARTRLGVTALRLPAHGLATIGTFLATDEAALADLLDGIADRNMALQLDHVDLTDPLVEMLHASPRWSIDIAGTERCLTVDVATGAGAESLRGRRTLRTLSRLERSLEREGTPVSVEVVRDPDHLAQRWRDIAAVAAAADAHSGRDNFCAPPFTAFTRPLLAAEARAGRLLVVGLLVGDRWTAHEIMFRTGTTAEMWLSRFHPEARRYQPGQLLQRHLADRHDELGIGRFDYLLGTTKFKEQWANGDYRVGRIIAVPASRPHHRWTLRAADLGADLVRPLRLAARDALTSSRC
- a CDS encoding phosphate signaling complex PhoU family protein, whose product is MRELFRGQLDDLVERLGELAAVAAEGLDLATRALFDTDLDAAQAALDLDARIAELDTDCSERAVRILALQGPVAADLRLVFSAVRITGDLTRMGELSLHIARVVRRRHPESLVSDLLRDDLRRMAELAAQIVAILRDAFTDFDLETIKGTHAIETELDAVHSRLLTLLESPEWDGDIRTAVDTALLARFYGRFGDQAVDVADRLIFFVTGQRPAA